ACCTCCCACAGATCGTATGCctgcaggtaggtcttcattttgaccacccatatgtgatagccttctccattaaagacttgaggtgcagctggtgaaaagcttgatgaagccatgtatttgtataacagatcccttaagaaataggctctagataccaattgttggtgctgtAACTGAAACTAACAGATTCAGTACAGACTTGTcgagcaagtctcgagacttgctgagcaaacaagagaattcgagcaagagaaaggaagaaaagctaagagaaaatgaagagaaaaattgatgaacaaactgaacttcattcataaaattgaataatggcataatgccaatacataaatcaagcactaagcttgtcaaaaacagCAAATAATTACCTAAACATCACCTACTCCCACTAATTAcatggaaacttgaaattttagcttgtaaacctatacaaagttgtgtttacaggtcatacataagctaattacatcagtcaacaacctaacttagttagaaatgaactaagattacatttcattgactagaaattacaaaataaataaaataagcttgcatcagcagctcctgcatgtcttggtcttcatggcctgcatgctgtcgagtttgctgcatgctgaaccaacttcatcaAAAGGCAAGTCCTTTTTCCTTTCCAAGTACTTGCATTATGCATGATTTATTAATTGACTTGGTTTTACAGGTGGTGCTCTATATTTTGATACTTCCATGATTGTAATTGTATCCATGTCTTTGTTATTTCTTGTATCTCCAATGGCATTTAGTTATGTTTTAGGATTAAAGAGTTAACATTACATGCAATCAACAATTTTCAAATACATGCAATCATTTTTGCAGCCTAAATGTTTGAACTTTTGTGGAGATGAAACTTCATAATATCTTGTATGTTCTTCAATGTTTGATATGAATGAttgcttcttttcttttgttgattCCTGAATTCCAATTTTTGGGAGCAAATTAATTATGTAAACAAATTCTCTTCTGTTACAGTTTATCAAAAAGATTTGAGACcctccccccccaaaaaaaaaagaacgaaaTTTGCGGATTTCGATTTCGATCAACACCTCTGTTGTTTATGAGGTTAATTACTTATAGATTGAACTGAATTGCTAAAACAATTCAACTCGCAGTGAACTAGTTAACGTTTTGGTTAATCATGTTATGCCACTATTTGACAGCTTAAAGCTAATGTTGATTGCAAGGCTGATACCTATAGAATCATTTCTCTTTCAAAAATTGTTATGCTCTTTTTGGGAATATAAATTCGAAGATTTGGATTTCATTTGTTATATAAATTGCGAGAATGTTATGCATTCATTAGCTATAAATTAGTTGAGattcattatattttttgaaagtataaaaacatgaatttcaaATTCTCAAATGTATTTGGGAATTTCAGATTCATTATTACATAGACATCTAACAAATCAATAAATTTGAGAACTAATCATAAATGTTATATTTGTATGTGTCTATTATGTAGCTTTcactatttttaaaatctaaatacaTCTTTGAAAATCCAAGTTCACTTATGTTTTGTTTAAGCATATAGTTCTATTGCAAACAATGGTtattccttctttttttcttaatgATTTAATTGACTCTAGTTGGTTCTAGCTAGATAGCTTGTTCTTGATTGCACATGCAATATTATAACTGCATGCAAGGTAATTGTTCATTTTAAACAACAtgaaattgtattaattttttcatctttctttgtaTTTTGTTTATTGGGGATGGGATGTCAAAATCTGATCTATTAAGATATAAACCATTTGTGATTATTTGctaatatatgttttaatttttgaaggGATAAATGATAGTAACATGAATAAGTTACTTGTAAGTACCTAAAGCACACTGATCTCAGGTTTCAAAGTCTTCActgaaattgtttgaaaatttcggGCTTTCATGTTTCATTAGATAAAATACCATGGTCGCATCAAATTTTTGTGATATGAGTATTAGGGTATGGTTCAATCGGACTCGTATCTGTAATGTCTGCTTACTTGAGTACTTTTATGTGATTATACTTTTCGCAGGGTTTAAATTCCATTGGCAAAACCTTGCCCCAAGATCCACCTCCTTAGCCACTCACAagcaaattttgaatttttttgccTGTGTTATTATTATTGAATCTTTTCCTAAACTATATCGTTTGAATTACCAAGTATCCAATTGGTTTAATTCTCCATATCTTATTTTTGTTTTACTCACTTCTTTAGCTCCAATCATCAGTTTACATGCCAATGTGCAATATATCTTCTCTactacacacacacacacacatatatgtatgtatatatattcatgcaCACTGACAAAGAATTTTTAACACCACATTCTGGGTTAAGAGACTGTTATGCTTGTGTCTTTTTTGGAATATATTTTAAGAATATGTGTGCACTATACTAACTTTGCTTGTGAAGTATAAAATTTTTCTGGTGATGGttgaaatattttttcttttcaacaaATAGTAATTTATGGTACATTTGTATTTTGAGGTATTGAGTGGATACGTTCTTGGTCTTTTGAAGTTGAAGAGTTCACTTATGTTACAGTAGTAAAGTAAAGCCCTTACATTTACACATTTCTATATTATAATATACAAGCTTTATTTTTGTGCTTGGTGCAAATGAAAgttgtgtttttaattttttggctCGCGAATTATACTGACCACAAATGAGTTGAATGAATTTGTAGAGATGGTCAAATTATGGGATCCTCAAATGTCAGCCTGTCTGCAAATATCCAGGTacttaattcttaaaaatcaTGCAACTTTTGTCGTTGGCTTTGCTGGGAATCCATCTTGGGGGAATATGACAACTTTTTGATGTTCAGAGACAATTCCAATCGGTGTTTCCTTAATGTATACATTGCAAATATCAATTATAGGTAGACTGCATTTAAATAGACTCATGTTTAATGTTTTCAGACTACTGTTAGCATTAATTTTTACAGAAGGGCATCCGATTAATGTTGGTTTTtgatacatacatacacacacacatgtatgtatgtatatatataactttatataAAACTTTATCTGTCTGACAAATTCAGACATTGCATTTATGGTATAGTTCTCAGACATTGTAAGGCTCAAGAATGCAATAATGGATTTCTCTTAGAACTTTTAAATTTCAAACCATAATATATTTGAAACACTGTCATTCAAGGTTTGTGCCTAGGCACGCCTGCGCCTTGTCCCTTAGCACTAGAAAACAGAAGTGTCTTGAACCCTTTTGGGGAGGTCCATTTGATCAGGCAAACCGTTTGACCATAAGGAAAGGTATCCAACTCTATACTTCCCAGTGTTTGAGTGTTCATATATAGGCATAGACCATAAGGAAATTATACATATTGACTAACAAAAAAGTTTACTAGTTTGGTAGATAAATTAGAACACGCTTTAGAGTTCATTACGATTTTAGCTTTATATATATAgacacacatatacatattgtGCTTTTGCTTACTCGGGCTAGTGCTTTTATTGTGCCTTGTGCATGAGGTAAAATAAGGGTTCTGGCACCTAGAGTGCAAGATGCACCCTTGATTACACTGATTTGAACCTTTTAACATTGTTGGACATTTACATGAATCTATGACAAATTTGTTCAATGCCAGAATTAGCAGATGAAGTTCATATAATAAGCTGTACTTTAAGTTTCGCACTAGATATCATGTCTTGATAGGTAACTTAATTTGTCCTTAATTATAGTATTCTATATCTATGTTCtttttaatcatatattttattCACTATATCTGTATCCGAAGAGATCAATTATCTGCACGGATTCATGACAATTGCACGATATGGGAGCATGATGGTGCTTGGAACCATGTTGGAATCCTTGGTTTTTTACTTCAAAACTTTTTCAATGAAGAAGATGCAACGAAATTAAGTGTTGTACATGGAGGTGATGTGTGCACATTGCATGGCCTGAATTCTTGCCAATGTAAGTACTAAACTTCAACAACTAAAACTTTTTCATTGGTGGAGTACATTCTAAATATCAATTTTAGATAGAAAAGTTTATAGTGCTTCACTTTGTCGACTTCAAGAGCAAGCATTATCTTTGTTATCCGGACTAACTGCATCGGATATAGGTATAAACGTTCAAGTTTTCCTTTGAATGTTTTTGGTAGGTATATTTAGAAGATCATATCCCATACTCATATTCAAGTGTGGGGACTTTGTTGTGGGCGGGAAATCGATGCCTATATTCGAGCACTAGACATAGAAGTTATTACACAGTTACATAAATAAGGTGGTGATGGTTGTTTTGTGTTGGATGAAAATGGTATTGTCAAAAGCTGGAAGTTGCTATCAACTCACTCATTCTTAATGATTAAGATGATAAGTAAACATCGAAGTTCAATCTGACATCAGATATATTAACATCAAAGATTTCATTCCGAAGGGGTTGATTTGTTGCTGTATATAACCGACAAAACCTTGAACCTAGAGTTTTAGATTCAAATTTTAGTATCTTTTATGCGCTATCTGCATGCATCTATGGTTGAAGGCTAATGTTTGAAGAGTTTTAAGTTATATATGCTTTCAgtggaatttaaaaattttacaagcaTAAATGGGTATAGTAAAATTATTAGAAAGTTGTACAAGATGGACGATGATTtatgaatttagaaaattattaattttaactttGTAAACATAAAATGTAGTATTATTTTGAGTAGTtgtagataaaaattaaaaagattttaaaaaagaaaaaaaaatatgtttacttTGAAGTAAACACAACACTTGAGGGTTTCAAAGAAGGCTTGGGTGCTGTTGAAAATTGTGttatttattcatgtattatatttttaccttttataggaaaatattcttttaaaagaatttgtgaattttcttttataattacatttatcAAGTTTTACTGaccaaatttcatatttgaaaaagataatataaaaataacataggaTTTAACAAAATGTTTTAAGACTCAGTGTTTACCTTATTGGTCTTGTGTTGTATAAAAAAGAAAGTAATCCTCAACGCAGCGTTTGCGATAATGATTCATAACTAAGATCTTCAGTCAGCAGAAGGATGGGTGTTTTTCGGTTTTTctattgataaaaagaaaaagtattaAATCCTCAAATACCTAATCAAAGTAGATTTTATTTCATTCCCACTTACTGCATCAaaataattacattttaatttaataataaagacaataataagtttaaatcatattttatcaattatttaCTATTAGTGAATCGATGGTTGGGGACTATGGTCAAACTGATACTGATTTAATTGGGTTCTGACTGCcttctttttttattcttctaGCCCTAAGAAATTTCATTGTTTCCAATTGCTCAATGTTTGAAAGCTACTTCCCAACAACAACAACcatgaataaaattaattaaatacactTCAAAATTCAGTTCCACGACGAAATAAAGGGGCACAAATCTCTGTATTCGACTTCTGCTTTACCAGTTAACATCTCCAGCGCTGAAACATTATTGTAATCATTAAGTGTAAGTTAACATTAGACGTTCTTAGAGAGCACCCCAGCCGCAAACAGCAGATTCCTCCTCGAAAACTGCACCATATTCCAATTTAATATACACAGTGGACCAAGTTAAACATTGCATACTAGGTTGAGAAAATGAATTAACTTACCCGCAAACTATACACTGGACTAGACTTGGTTGCCAAGGTTTTCAACGATCTCAGTCTGTTGGGATTTCCACTCCTTTTGTTCATTCACATTCCAGGCAATATTTTTAGTTTATAACTTCAAATAAACATATTAGAAGATCAACATTCTTATATCTAACTTACTTGTCTTCATTTTTCGGGGCCTTTGTGCTTGTTGTGACATCCCACAATTTTACAGTGCAATCAGCTGATCCAGATGCTAGAAGCGTACCTTCACAACTGCATGTGCAGTAACGGGGATGAATATCAAGGCACTAACAGGTATCAACATCTAGAAACAAGTGAATTTCAGTATATGATTTTTGGACATATAGGAGTAAGGATTTCCACCTGAAAGCAAGTGACCACACGCAAGAGGTGTGACCCATCAAAGGCGTAACACACCGTCCACTTGAAAGGTCCCACATCATGATTGTGCCATCTTCATCACCAGAAGCCATATAGCGGCCGTCAGGTGACATTGCTAGTGACAATATCATACTCCTATGACCAATGAAAATCCGAACACATTCTCCACTTTGTACATCCCACAATCTTACTGTTCTGTCACTAGAGCCTGTAGCAATATAGTTGCAGTTGGCATGCCATTGCACGCACTGAGACAAGAAGGTTAAACTGTTTATGATTGGATTTGAAATATGATACAAGAGCCAGCACActttcaaaattacaaaaaataattagaaagCTCTAAAAGATAGTAGACTTTATTCAGACAGGGAGAATGGTGCCCACCCAGGTTGATAAAACATTTAGACTAGCAAACCAGAGAAAGGGATATCATTACTTACGTCAACATCAGACAAGTGTCCTGCCATTATTCTCAAAGGTTGTATTCTATCCATTGACCAAATCCTTGCTGTTCGATCATGTGAAGAGCTGGCAAAATAGTGTCCTACAGGACTAAACTGCAGGAGATAAGGAAAACATCGAAATGCATTAGAGGCAGAAGGGAAAATCGGTCTCATTCAAGAGAGCAAAAGTAGATGAACTTTAGTAAAGTAAGACTTCATCAAACATAGAGGAAGATCGATCAGTCATACCTGAACATCCCATACAGGATAATTATGACCCTTGTAGCAAACAAGATTTGCATTTAGTTTTGTGCTCCACAAGCGAACTGAAACAAGTCCATCATTAAGGTCCCAGGAGTTAAAAGAGTATAGTAACAAaagcaaaaatatttaaaaaggaaaaacaagGGAGGGGGAGAGGGAGACTGGGGGGAAAGTGAAGGTGAAGGTGGAAGTGAAGTAAGACAAATGGGAGTGGAATATATCATACTTGTTGTATCTGCTGAAGAGGAAAGAATAAAATCACCAAGAGGACTAAAGGTGGCTGAATAAACTGGTCCTGAATGACCCTGAAACAATGTATAGGATCTTTTCACACCATTTGGTCCTGCAACATGTTCACTTGAAGTAGAATCATTTTCACCCTGCAAAGTAGCTGCCACTTGCACTAGTTTGTGAGAATATCTATGTAGACTTAGACTAATTCAGTCAAACAGAACTACAAAAATGGTATATTAAAATTGCAGAGTCAAACCCAAAGAAATTCCAAATATTTTTAGGGCAAAACTTCAAGAGATACTGCAATGATCACAGGGAGATAAATACAAATTATTTAGACTTACAACTACCAGCTTGTTGGCCCAGCTTTGCCATATCCCAAACCTGTGGTGCACAAATCAAAATTAGAAACCAACATGTTtccaaaataagtaaataagacACCAATAAAACAGCAATTATATATCTTGCACACTGATTTAAGATACAACCTTCAGTGATGAGTCTGAGAACCCTCCAGCAACCAAAGATCCATCCTGGGATATTGATGAACAGTTCAAACTGAAGACAGATTAAATAAAACACAATAAGTACCTAGAGACATTAAAGGTAAACATGACCATTAAATCAGTCAATTAATAGACATTACCCATTATGCGTGTTGAGGAACGTATAAAAGCTGACAGATGGCAATGCAACGCTACTCAACTGTACACGGTTTCTTAAGTCCTCAAGTATAGACTGTTCTACCTCTGTAGACCTGAaacaattaagaaaataattcaaagaaataacatgCAACATAGCAATCTGAGCATTATTGCTTTTGCCATAGATTTCACATTGAGAGAAGTCCACAGCTATGTGACAGATTATTTCACTAGCATTAGCTGGTAGGAAACAGACCAAAAAATGCATTTCAAGTTCTCACAGTTCTAATTCCTTGGCCTAAAACCCCACACTTGCACCTGGGAAGTACAAGGCCTAGAGAGTCTAAAACCAAAACAAGACAGAAAGTAACAACAATAAAGTCATTTGGGTGAAAAAGTTCCAAGATCTGTataaacaaattttaaacccTTAAATATTAGGAGTAATTGCAAGGGTGAATGAGTGACCTCTTGacacaaaaatcataaaaaagagAAAGCAACAAACCATGGTAACTTCTGTTTATATTCACGTATCATATCCTATGAAGAACTGGCAAAAAAGCATGCTGATAGAAATATTGCACATCCAAGTTCATTTCCACTAActcttttcctttcatttcacaGGAGAGTTAAGACAAAAAGTTGATAATTCCATGATGGTTTTAATTCAATGAAGGATTAGCACACTACATTAAGCATCAATCCTACATCTGAAGAAAACAATGAAAAGAGGGAATCATTGAAAATACATTACGGGCAAAGTGAGCTCTGGCTTGACTCGTGGTGCAGCAGGGGTGGGTTTAGCCTCAGGGCGAGCACTTTTTGCTGTCGCATTAACAGCTTTGTCCTTTTTCAACTTTTTCGTTGAAGCACCTTGCTTTCCACCTTCAACTGATCTTTTCTGAAAAAGAAACAGAAAGGACAAAGACACAATTGTGTGTATTAGTTAAACAGCAACTTCATTAACCCAAAAGTATACttgaaaaatcaaatataaattaaacgtcaaacatatacattttaaatgaagaaaggaaaataaggaaTTGTTACAGGGATTTACAACAATATGTACCTTACTGTCATCTACATCCCCTTCTTTGTTCTCTGCTTCTGTCTTTTCAGAATCTGAAAGCAAACCTCCTTCCTTCTCCAAACGTTCTTCTAAGGAGTCTTCTAGTAACTATGAAAATTATGAGCCTCAAAATTAAAGACAAGTAGAAATAAGTGAACATGAATGCACATGTATGTCTGTATAGCTGCTACTCAAAGCCCAAGCGATTCAAAGCCCAAGCGATTATGAGCCTCAAAATTAAAGACAAGTAGAAATAAGTGAACATGAATGCACATGTATGTCTGTATAGCTGCTACTCAAAGCCCAAGCGAGTGTTGGATACAGATATGTGCCTACCATGAGTATGCTCATTTTTTTCCCAAGTTTTCCCATATATTTGGAGTATCATACATATCCTATACTCTTATCAGAATACATGTTCAACAAGGTGTCAGACATGAGTAATTTAAGGGGAAAAAAGAGTCCAATTAACATAGCTATGGAGTTTGATGATAGAGATACGATTTTAGCATAGAGCTTACGGCAGTAGGAACCCCTTTGCTTCAATGATAGAGAATTATATGTGCtaaatccatcgaaaattcatTTAAAGAGATAATTACAAGAACAGTGACTCACTCCccaatgtatttctttctgattTATCAGACTAGCTGCATCCTGGCAGCTTCCAATTAGTGTTACAACCTCTGTATCATCAGAAATCGAACCAGGTTCTACAGAAGTAACTGCAAGGAAACAAGACAACTGTAATCAGATAGTATACCTTCTTCTCCATGTGTTATGCAAAACATCAGCAATGAAAATGACATCACCTTGGAAATTGATATGTTCATTGATGACCCCCAGCATAGCAGTGGACTGTGTTTTATGCAAATATTGCAGCAGAAGGTCATATGAATACTGCCAAGATGATTAAGAAAACAGTTCAGGCAGTTCAATAGGAGAAGGATAGAGCCTGACTAATATCATTAGCAGtcataaaataaagaatttgCAGCAGTTACCTGGCATATCTTGATGTTAACTTTATTCTGCCTAAGAGAACGAGCGAACTCCATCTCCTAATTAAGAAAACAACTACTAATGAGAAGAGTAGTGATTCTCCTATTTAAGCTAAATACAGAAATAATAGGATGTCAAATAACCTCCAAATGAGACTGCGAAAGAACGCCTTCCAGCTTTTGAAGGTCACGTGAGTGCATCAGTTCATGGTCCTCGTGAAAGGCATTAAAAAAGGTTCTAGCTGCAAAAGAAAGACCGAAAATGTTTGAGAGACAAACCTATCAGATATATTGTGTAGGATACATGAGAAT
The Gossypium hirsutum isolate 1008001.06 chromosome A07, Gossypium_hirsutum_v2.1, whole genome shotgun sequence genome window above contains:
- the LOC107953742 gene encoding transcription initiation factor TFIID subunit 5 gives rise to the protein MENMQAVNSFVAAYLKKKGFKEAEQLLEDLQNKESTPIDFHNDPDLAKFIHHFSQSEDDVAQYQDGYSKLRSWTYSSLDLYKHELLRVLYPVFIHSFMDLVAKGHLQEARTFFNAFHEDHELMHSRDLQKLEGVLSQSHLEEMEFARSLRQNKVNIKICQYSYDLLLQYLHKTQSTAMLGVINEHINFQVTSVEPGSISDDTEVVTLIGSCQDAASLINQKEIHWGLLEDSLEERLEKEGGLLSDSEKTEAENKEGDVDDSKKRSVEGGKQGASTKKLKKDKAVNATAKSARPEAKPTPAAPRVKPELTLPVMSTEVEQSILEDLRNRVQLSSVALPSVSFYTFLNTHNGLNCSSISQDGSLVAGGFSDSSLKVWDMAKLGQQAGSSTLQGENDSTSSEHVAGPNGVKRSYTLFQGHSGPVYSATFSPLGDFILSSSADTTIRLWSTKLNANLVCYKGHNYPVWDVQFSPVGHYFASSSHDRTARIWSMDRIQPLRIMAGHLSDVDCVQWHANCNYIATGSSDRTVRLWDVQSGECVRIFIGHRSMILSLAMSPDGRYMASGDEDGTIMMWDLSSGRCVTPLMGHTSCVWSLAFSCEGTLLASGSADCTVKLWDVTTSTKAPKNEDKSGNPNRLRSLKTLATKSSPVYSLRFSRRNLLFAAGVLSKNV
- the LOC121231991 gene encoding uncharacterized protein — encoded protein: MVKLWDPQMSACLQISRDQLSARIHDNCTIWEHDGAWNHVGILGFLLQNFFNEEDATKLSVVHGGDVCTLHGLNSCQCIFRRSYPILIFKCGDFVVGGKSMPIFEH